AAACTCTTACATGCTTACAAAAGTACAAACGCACTTTGGACTATTTACAACGACTTATTTTACGCATATTGGCTCCATAGGTCTGAAAAATTTCAGAAAAATCGACCAAATTTGATTTTGAACTACGAGTATGAACACGTCTTGCAATTCTTCGCAAAATTTAGGGCTGTCGCACACGCGCGTTTTTAAAGCGCTACCGTTTACATTGGCTCTAAATATTTCATGTTAACCGCTGATCTTATCTGCTTTGCATTCTTATGCAGCAAAAAGATATCAAGATTTTTCCGCGGTACTTTCACAGAGTTATAAACTGTGGGCAACTTCCGACTTTAGATGTATAATAGATTCATCTTGTTTTAATAAATTGCACGATTATGCGAATATGTAGGACCTTGGGGTCTAGCCAATACAATAGTTCTACGAAAAACGCTCAAATCAAAACCTATATGCACCGTAgaatcatattcatatatttatattgATATATAAATATCAGGTGAATATTTCCATACAATGTTTAAGTTACAATTACAGTTGCTTAACGACTGTGATTGTTATATTGGATAGACTCCCTTAAACGTTATCTGCATACAAAAAACCCACAGTTCATTAATATCATATGAAATTGTTGTATggtttcatataaaataataaaaaataattagaaTTCTTCACTCGTAAACATTTGGTTAGCTATGCCGTCATGCATGAAACTCTTAAAGCATTCTACACGTAATCAAACCACTAAGCGTTCAATCGCCTACGTGTGGGCGAAAACGCGTACGTGGCGTTTCCAagtgcactactccgccggggctgatgaggtggtggagtacgttcgccagaagactggctacacgctgagtgTGCGCTCCCAGCTTGGTGTCCAAGTCCTACAGTCGCACAACTACGTGCTATAAGACCGTGATCGCCCCATTTTGTGTATGGAGTGCCgaggccgctgcaggacactaacatcgcgagtgcagacttctaGTAACAGAACGTAAGGTGTTCAGGAAGATTCTGGGACCCGTGAAAAgagacgatggcagttggagaatccGAAAAATGCCGAAATTGAACAGCTTGAACCAAATATAATAGGTGAGACCAAGGCACATCGtctccgctggcttggccatcttataaggatgggtgaggatcgggcagtcaagagagcctatctgggttgtccaactggacgccgtcccgctggccatcctaaatatcgttgggcagatagagtggaagcagatctccgtgaactcggcgttaacgagggctggcgagaggtcgctctggaccgcgtaaagtggcgtgctcttgtgttggaggcctgactcactttgggtcgtcgcgctatacctattgtttttattttttagtttcacagtggtttggttttactgttatgctgtgtaacttatttgaataataaataaaataaataaatcgttgGTTGaaaaggttgtttttttttttacaacgaAAATGGGCATAATTTTGAATAATCCGTACTGAGTATTACATGCTCGACGATTgtttaataataatgtataaatCTGTTtacaatcaatactaatatatGGCTTATATCAGTCTCGACTAGGTGGTATAATTACATTATCTAAATATATTACAATATCGAAACTGATGGTACCTACAGAAAAGATACTTAGCACGAAGAATTCCGTACATTGACCTTGCCTGTTCCTATCCCTGTCACACTCGTATAAttaattatacctacatatataatagaattacttaatttaacataaaattgttgtcTCATGCGCTCAGTATCGTTGACCACAGTAATTTTCTTAATTGTATGCGTGCAATAGAGATAGGAACAGTCTATAAACGTCAATGTACTAAATTTTTAGTGATAAgcgtcctttttagggttccataccaaTATATTTTAGATGACCTTTATTTCTTAATTCTAATATAACCACCAAATGAGCAAATCTACTCATATAATTAAATCCttcaactaaataaaataaaagatcaTTATTATGAGCACCGACTAAAAGTAAAACAGTGACTATATGACtataaagtaaaatacattaccAAGAAAACGAGATTTCAAAATGTCATTAAAGTCTTCTGACCTTTActtgatttgtttttatgtcAAAATGATTAAGTAAAccaaaaaaggtttttttttttacaccaaGACTGTAATAGTGTGATAATTTCATCATAACAAAATGGCAAGCCCATAGAAACCGAGTTGTATGGTTATCTATAACATCTAATTAATACCAATCAGCTTGGAATTTACTTTCCTAGTGAAAGTATGAAGTGTAACAGTTGCTAATCTTGCTATGCTTGACTTCATTTGATTTATTAGCTGCTATATTATCGTCCATActattaatacaaaatatagttcttaataaagattgtaagtaAATATATTGTAAATGACGATGCAAATGgagcaaaataattaattttatatataaacaaatcaaatgttactatattTGCATAAATTAAATTCAGGTAAATTTATGGAAATATCCAATCCAGTTTAATGCTTATAAGAACTCATTAAAAACtaatccatcccttcaactaatcAGATTTCTTGTCTAAAGGCACGTtagaagaataaaaaaatactgtaaaTGTGTTAATCTCAAAATGATTGTTAATTATCAGGCCTCATTGTTCTATAGATGGCGATTTTACATAAATTCTTCATGGTAATAGCATTTTATCAATTATTTACTGAACTAAATCATTAAGAATTCAGATGTCAAAATCATTTAGGGCGCGAGGAGACGGTGCCGCCTCCGTGCCGCCGCCGCACCTTCGCGATATCCTCCTCAGTTTTcatgtacggtcagccaagaaagtggtttaccacttttcgactctatttgaaacacataaggtcgaaaagtggtaaaccacttttttggctgactgtacaaatttttgtacatattccaaaatttatttTGTACTTTTAATGAGTTCCAAAAGGTTCCAAGATCATGAATAAAACAAATGCTGTCAGGACTCAGGAGGCTATGTGTACACGAGACGCGTAAAGCCGCGGCGGCGTGGAAGCGGCACCGTCTACTCCAGTTTATATCAGTTTTTCTTTCTTAGTTTTTACTAGATATGATaaaaaatttattgtttttataaaactaaaagtAAGAAAGTAAGGTTTAAAAAACTGAACTAATAAAGAGACCTGAATATTCAAAGGTATCAAATTACATAGCCTAGATTGTGACAATGTTTCGTTACAAAATACCTGGGTGGTCTAGGATGAGCGACATGGTTGACATCTGCTTACAGAGTGGCTCTCTCCGAGGACTACTGAGTCGGACTCTGCTGGCGGTCCTTCACTGTTGTCATGTTGCCTCTGAAACCCAGTGGAATACAGTTACAGCAAACTGCCAGTGAAACCATAAATAATGAAAGCAAATTTTACGCTAGCAGGACTCGAACTTGCGGTTTATTGTACACTGGTCCAGCCACTCTAACAAACTTAAAAACAGAGGCCTGCTGGTTGTGTGCAGAGGTGGGATTTTGTCCATTAATTTTAAAAAGTTATAGTATAATGATAATGTACAAAATTTCAAGAACAACTatagaatagtacattatggGAGGAAGTTGAagtctcgagtctttaaatcgctccggcaagccgtcgcttGAACGTCACGcgtttaacttactctcgttagtaatattcatactccccgagttacacacaatgtttttcatcacactcacaatgtaaaaaatatgtaaatagatgtaaaaaagttaagtatggtacaagaaatttcattattcctttgggagaacgatttttctataactcacgctccgcctgcgtgcaatagcacatttaaagtgcgggtgtgatgaaaaattctttatttcagtTACTGCTGCCAGTAGTATGAAGTTGTAAGAAGATTTGTCTTAAGATTGACTGTAGTTATTTGAATTCGGTGAAATGACCTGGATATGGTATTGCTTATGGCAGTTAAAGGGTTAATTGCCTCTTAATTATGAACTGTGGCTTAATTAATCTCCATCAATTAATGGTGAGCCCCTATGATGAATAAGTAATTTACTGTAATTTGATTGCTGTCTCTTGTAACATTCATTGGGCATCAAATTTTATGTCAAATTCAATGGAAGAAAATACATGTCACTAATATTTTAAGTTCCACATGAATTACTTCTGGTCAATTTAAATTAAACACAAAACCTTGAAGCAAAATAATGTTGGCTTACAAATTAAACTTATTGAAGATCATTTTTTGCCAAGGTTATGTATGACTAGTTAATAGGTTTCTTTTTATTGTCCTAGCAATGTGGGGGTCATAATGCAATTCTATGTATGCTTGAATGCTTGCTAAATCTTGTATGAAGCATGGAAAACGAAATGGCCTCTGTTTTATGATACCAAATGTACAtgatagttaaaaaaaaaaaaaattacttagaTTATAATCTCATTCTAAAATCTCCAGCAGGAAAGACAACAGTATAATTGTAAAACTTACCTTTAATTCTGTGGCTAAGCTCCGGAATGTGTCCTCAACATTAGTATTATCTTTTGCGGATGTCTCCAGCACGAACATGATCTCTGGCACATATCGGCAGAAGGATTTTGGTTCATCTGGCTCTACCTCCCGTTGTTCAGCTAAATCACACTTGTTGCCAATCAGTGACACAATCACATTCGACGATGTGTACCGCCTCACCTCTTCAATCCATTTTTGGAGGGATAAAAACGTCGACCGCTTCGTAAtatcgtacactgaaataaaaagTTACAATGTTGTCATGTTTTGTATCATGCATGAATGTCATGCGATCGTCGTAACATTATCAGAATAATTACCAATAATTACTCCATTTGCAGAACGATAATAGCTTTGGGTGATTGTCCTAAAGCGCTCCTGACCGGCAGTATCCCATATTTGCAactaaaacattaaaataactaGGTGATTATTAGATTCAAAGGATATTACGTCGCTGAAATTAAATTAGATCTACTAACCTTGACCTTCTTTCCATCTACTATTAGTGTTTTCATAGAAAAGTCAACGCCTATCGTATTCCCGTGTCTTTCGATGAAATTCCCCGATTTCAATCGTTGCACAATGCATGTTTTCCCCGTGCCACAGTCTccaattaatacaattttaaatagatAGTCAAACTGTTCGTCTGGAACACTCATCAAAGTATTTGGATTACGGTTACTCATGATTAGAGAGtaagtttactttaattaaatttattgtaattttctGTTTACGtcctttccatttttttttcagtttgaCTGAAATACCAGGAATGTCATTTCGATGAATGTCATCTCATAAGCCTTTTCTCTTTGGACACCGAAATCTCATTTGGGTCGCGTTTTTATTTGTATCTCAAACAATAGGCTGGAGAAGTGGGTAAAAGAGATGCAGCTATTTGTTAAAGCGAGACACAaccactttaaaaatatttttagtgctatTTGAGTGTTTGGTTTTTAATCGATAGAAGTATTCTTTGTATAGGCGGTTTTATGAAAAGCTTAAACAAATTGTCACGATGACAAGATGGGCGCGGTGACacatgacattgacagctgAAATGAAAACTAATCTTATCGCTGTATGATCTTGATCGCTATTTGCGGTAATTATTCGTGTTTTAATAAATCTAAAGACTAAATACGCGTGCTAATAAATGTACACAAAATGTTAATATCAGCAATTTTACCCGTCGCCCTAACGCTCATAGTTTCAGTGCCATGTATATTCGCAATAGAGGTAAATCCAGAATATTTCAAGTTCCATCGCTGTACTTCAACAAAAAAACGATATTGTTCAATCAAAACGTTATTTTCAGATTCCAGAAAAGTTCCAAAAGTCGAACCACACGAACAACTGGGCCGTATTAGTAGATACGAGCCGGTTTTGGTTCAACTACCGGCATGTAGCGAATGTACTATCCATCTACCGGAGCGTTAAGAGACTGGGTATCCCGGACAGCCAGATTATCCTTATGATATCGGACGACATGGCGTGTAACCCGCGGAACCCGCGCCCGGCCACCATATTTAATAATGCTCATGAACAGATCAATGTGTATGGAGATGATGTTGAGGTGGACTATAGAGGTTATGAGGTAAGGATTTC
This window of the Leguminivora glycinivorella isolate SPB_JAAS2020 chromosome 16, LegGlyc_1.1, whole genome shotgun sequence genome carries:
- the LOC125234562 gene encoding ras-related protein Rab-43, whose product is MSNRNPNTLMSVPDEQFDYLFKIVLIGDCGTGKTCIVQRLKSGNFIERHGNTIGVDFSMKTLIVDGKKVKLQIWDTAGQERFRTITQSYYRSANGVIIVYDITKRSTFLSLQKWIEEVRRYTSSNVIVSLIGNKCDLAEQREVEPDEPKSFCRYVPEIMFVLETSAKDNTNVEDTFRSLATELKRQHDNSEGPPAESDSVVLGESHSVSRCQPCRSS